One segment of Monomorium pharaonis isolate MP-MQ-018 chromosome 6, ASM1337386v2, whole genome shotgun sequence DNA contains the following:
- the LOC105837944 gene encoding uncharacterized protein LOC105837944, translated as MCFASSGRRVAARDSRAGEEDWTKRKKQNKTSKAEAEEQKSVRRPRAERVEAGLQRRK; from the coding sequence CTTCGAGCGGGAGACGCGTTGCAGCGAGAGATTCCCGCGCAGGAGAGGAAGACTGGACAAAGCGGAAGAAGCAGAATAAGACGAGCAAAGCAGAAGCAGAAGAGCAGAAGAGCGTAAGAAGACCGAGAGCCGAACGAGTAGAAGCGGGGTTGCAAAGAAGAAAGTGA